Genomic window (Paenibacillus sp. 37):
GGCAGTTTGTGAGCGGCAAGACGCATTGCTTCGCGTGCAATTTCCTCCGGTACACCAGCAAGTTCAAACATGATCTTACCTGGTTTCACTACTGCAACCCATTTTTCTACGTTACCTTTACCGCTACCCATCCGAACCTCGAGAGGCTTTTGAGTGATTGGTTTGTCTGGGAAAATTTTGATCCAAACTTTACCACCACGTTTGATGTAACGAGTCATCGCAATACGAGCCGCTTCGATCTGACGGTTCGTAATCCAAGCCGGTTCCGTAGCTTGCAGACCGTATTCGCCAAAGTTCAGAGTCGTTCCGCCTTTAGCTTGGCCTTTCATATGTCCACGTTGTTGCTTACGGTGTTTTACGCGTTTTGGTACCAACATGATTAGTTGCCTCCTTCCTTAGCAGCTTGTTTCTTAGCCGTAGGAAGAACCTCTCCACGATAGATCCATACTTTTACGCCGATAAGTCCGTAAGTAGTATGAGCCTCTGCTGTACCATAGTCAATGTCAGCACGCAGTGTGTGCAGTGGAACAGTTCCTTCGCTGTAGCCTTCAGAACGTGCGATCTCAGCACCGCCAAGACGTCCGCCTACTTGAGTTTTGATACCTTTAGCACCGGAGCGCATAGTTCTTTGAATTGCTTGTTTCAGAGCACGACGGAAAGAAACACGACGTTCCAATTGTTGTGCAATGCTTTCAGCTACAAGAACAGCGTCCAAGTCTTGGTTCTTAATTTCAGAAATGTTGATGTGTACTTTTTTACCGCCAGCAATTTTCGTAATTTGGTTACGAAGATTTTCAACTTCCGAACCACCCTTACCAATAACCATACCTGGTTTAGCAGTGTGAATCGTTACGTTTACGCGGTTAGCCGCTCTCTCAATTTCTACACGAGATAAAGCGGAGTCTTTCAATTTATTTTTCAGGAATTCACGAATTCTCACGTCTTCCATCAAAAGATCACCGAAGTCTTTGCCTGCATACCACTTAGATTCCCAGTCACGGATAATTCCGACACGGAGTCCGACTGGATTTACCTTTTGGCCCACACATTTCCCCTCCTTCTACTTCTCAGATACCACCAAAGTAATGTGGCTAGTACGTTTGTTAATACGACTTGCACGTCCCATTGCACGAGGGCGGAAACGCTTCATTGTCGGTCCTTGGTTCACGTAAGCTTGCGAGATAACCAAGTTGTTAACATCCAAAGAATAGTTATGTTCCGCATTCGCAATAGCGGAGTTAAGCAACTTCTCAACGATTGGAGAAGCAGATTTCGGAGTGTGACGGAGAATGGCAACCGCCTCACCTACTTGCTTGCCGCGAATCAAGTCAACAACGAGTTGAGCTTTACGAGGAGCAATCCGGATAAACTTAGCATGTGCTTTTGCTTCCATTGTGTAACCTCCTTTCAAACATTAAAGATATTCATTTATCTTCTTGTTTTCTTATCATCAGCAGTATGGCCTTTGTACGTACGGGTTGGAGCGAACTCACCCAGTTTGTGTCCGACCATGTCCTCAGTTACATACACTGGCACGTGTTTACGACCATCGTAAACGCCAAATGTGTGTCCGATGAATTGCGGGAAAATTGTAGAACGACGGGACCAGGTTTTGATCACATTCTTCTTACCTGAAGCTTCCATCTCTTCTACCTTTTTAAGCATGTAGCCATCAATGAATGGCCCTTTTTTCAAACTGCGACCCATGTGGAGATCCTCCCTTCAAACATAGCTATTATGCATCCGCAGATGCCTCACGAAGTTATGCACAGTGTGTATTACTTCGTGCGGCGGCGAATGATGTATTTATCAGAAGCTTTATTTTTCTTACGCGTTTTGTAACCAAGTGTAGGTTTACCCCATGGTGACATTGGCGATTTACGTCCGATTGGAGCACGACCTTCACCACCACCGTGTGGGTGATCGTTAGGGTTCATTACTACACCACGAACCTCAGGACGTTTACCCAACCAACGGCTACGACCGGCTTTACCGATTTTGATGAGCTCGTGGTCTTGGTTACCTACAGATCCGATTGTCGCGCGGCAAACTTTCAAAATACGACGAACTTCTCCGGAAGAGAGACGAACGGAAACGTATTTTTCTTCTTTACCAAGCAATTGAGCTTCTGTACCAGCAGCACGAACCAATTGTCCGCCTTTACCTGGTTTCAACTCAATGTTGTGGATAACGGTACCTACTGGAATGTTTTCGAGTGGCAGTGCGTTACCGATTTTGATGTCTGATTCAGGTCCGGAGAATACTTGATCTCCAACTTTCAAACCTTTAGGAGCGATGATATAACGCTTTTCACCATCAGCATAGTGAATCAGAGCGATGTTGGATGTACGGTTCGGGTCATACTCAATCGTAGCAACGCGGCCCGGTATTCCATCTTTAGTACGTTTGAAGTCAATGATACGGTATTTACGTTTGTGTCCACCACCATGGTGACGAACTGTAATTTTACCTTGGTTGTTGCGGCCTGCTTGTTTGCTCAACGGGGCCAACAACGATTTCTCCGGCTGATTTGTGGTGATTTCCTCAAATGTAGAAACGGACATGTTCCGTCTTGCCGGGGATGTTGGTTTATACTTTTTGATTGGCACTGGGTTTCCCTCCTTACTTCAAAAATTCAATTATACAGTTTCAAAGAACTCAAGCGTTTTGCTGTCTTTTGTCAACGTTACAAACGCTTTTTTCCATTCGCTAGTATATCCGGAATAACGTCCGTACCGTTTCGGCTTAGCTGGAACACGAAGCGTGTTCACGTTTTTCACTTTTACATTGAAAATAGCTTCTACTGCCTTTTTGATCTCGGTTTTGTTTGCACGGATATCGACTTCAAATACATATTTCAAGTCGTTCATCATGTCAGCAGTACGTTCCGTAATAATCGGACGTTTTACAATATCACGAGGATCCTTCATTACGCGAGCACCTCCTCTACCTTCTGAACTGCTTCTTTCGTAATGATCAATTTGTCGTGCGAGAGCACGTCAAGAACATTAATACCGTCAGCAGCTACGAATTTCACGCCTGGAATATTCCGTGCGGAAAGAGCTACATTATCATCATAGCTAGGAGCTACGACCAAAGCTTTACGTCCCACTTTGAGGTTACTCAAGATGGCTGCAAACTCTTTAGTTTTAGGCGTACTCAACGTGAGAGCGTCCAAAACGATAATGTCATTGTCAAGCACTTTGGATGAAAGGGCTGATTTGATCGCCAAGCGGCGAACTTTCTTAGGCAGTTTATACGCATAGCTCCGTGGTGTTGGACCAAATACGATACCGCCGCCTTTCCATTGTGGTGAACGAATTGAACCTTGACGAGCGCGACCTGTACCTTTTTGTTTCCAAGGCTTACGTCCACCGCCACGAACTTCAGAACGTCCTTTTACTTTGTGGGTACCTTGTCGAAGGGAAGCGCGTTGCATAAGAACTGCATCGTACAGAACGTGTTGGTTCGGCTCAATTCCGAAAACCGCATCGTTCAATTCAACTTCGCCTACTTGGCTACCATCTACATTGTAAACTGATACTTTTGGCATTTTGTGTTCCTCCTTTCTTCAGTGGTTATTTTTTCACCGTTTCTTTAACTCTAATGAGACTGTTTTTCGGTCCAGGAATGGAACCTTTCACGAGCAATACGTTCCGCTCAGCGTCTACTTTAACTACTTCAAGACGTTGGATTGTAATAGTATCATGTCCCATGTGTCCTGGCAGGCGTTTGCCTTTAGGAACGCGGTTAGCTTGGATCGAACCCATTGAACCAGGGCCACGGTGGTAACGCGAACCGTGTGACATAGGTCCAGTGCTTTGTCCCCAACGTTTGATAACGCCGGCAAAACCTTTACCTTTAGAAATACCCGTTACGTCAACGAATTCGCCTTCAGCGAAAATGTCAGCTTTCAGTTCTTGGCCAACTTCATATTCTGCGATGTTGATACCGCGAACTTCACGAACGTAGCGCTTAGGGGCAGTGTTCGCTTTTTTAGCGTGACCTGCTTCTGGCTTGTTAGCATTTTTCTCTTTCTTATCGGAGTAACCGATTTGAATTGCTTCGTAGCCATCGTTCTCAATGTCTTTCTTTTGCAAAACAACACAAGGGCCTGCTTCGATAACCGTTACTGGAACGACGTTACCTTCAGGAGTAAATACTTGAGTCATTCCGAGTTTTTTTCCTAAGATTGCTTTCATGTTGACACCTCTTTTCCTTTATACATGGTCTTTGTTGTAGCTTGTATTACAATTTAATTTCGATATCTACACCGGACGGCAGATCCAAGCGCATCAAGGCATCCACAGTTTGTGGAGTCGGGTTAACGATGTCGATCAAACGTTTATGTGTACGTTGTTCGAATTGTTCCCGAGAATCCTTGTACTTGTGCACCGCACGAAGAATAGTAATGATTTGTTTTTCAGTAGGAAGCGGAATCGGACCGGATACACCAGCACCCGAACGTTTTGCTGTTTCAACAATTTTCTCCGCGGATTGATCAAGAATTCTGTGGTCGTAAGCTTTCAAACGAATACGAATTTTTTGCTTTGCCATTTTAGTCCCTCCTTCTATCGCCCAATTTTTTATCGGACATACTCCGTGAAAATTTTCTAGCCACTCTCCCATGGCAAAGGGGCCGGGTGTGCCAGTAACCTCTCACATCATCGCAACGTCACAGAACAACATTCATTATTATATAGAAAAGATAGGCGTATTGCAAGCATATTTAAGAAAAACATTTAAACTTATCTTTTCTGATGAAATGACTTCGTTTATTGCAGTGTTAATCTTCAATATCCAGGCTGCCTTGCCAATCCTTCTAAACTCGTAAATGATGTTCATTTCGTATGACGCAGGTTCCGAACTTTAAACATAATAAAAGAGTTCTCTATCCGATGTCGGATAAAGAACTCTTCCGAAGCTTCGTTACAATACAATGTTACTCGTTCCAGTACACTGTTACATATGCTTTATTCAGCGTTAAGCCGAATTATTTTTGGATAGATGCTACGGAACCGGCACCTACTGTACGTCCGCCTTCACGAATGGAGAATTTAGTTCCTTCTTCAATCGCGATTGGGGAGATCAGGGAAACAGTAACAGTGATGTTATCACCAGGCATTACCATTTCAGTACCTTCAGGCAAGTTGATGATGCCTGTTACGTCAGTTGTACGGAAGTAGAACTGTGGACGGTAACCAGTGAAGAATGGTTTGTGACGTCCGCCCTCTTCTTTAGTCAGAACGTAGATTTGAGCTGTGAATTCTGTGTGTGGCTTAACAGAACCTGGTTTTGCAAGTACTTGACCACGCTCGATTTGAGTACGGTCAACACCACGCAACAATGCACCAATGTTGTCACCCGCTTGAGCGGAATCCAACAATTTACGGAACATCTCAACGCCTGTTACAACGGATTTTTTAGTTTCTTCAGTGATACCAACGATTTCGATCTCTTCGCCGACTTTAACCGTACCACGCTCTACACGGCCAGTAGCAACAGTACCACGACCAGTGATGGAGAATACGTCCTCGACAGGCATCAAGAAAGGCTTGTCAGTTTGACGCTCAGGCAGTGGGATGTAAGTGTCGATCTCTTTGAACATCTCAACGATTTTTTGAGCCCATTCGCCATCTGGGTTTGCCAGAGCTTCACGAGCGGATCCACGAGTGATTGGAGTATCGTCACCTGGGAACTCATATTCGTTAAGAAGGTCGCGAACTTCCATCTCAACCAATTCCAACAACTCTTCGTCTTCAACCATGTCACATTTGTTCAAGAATACAACAATGTAAGGTACGCCTACTTGACGAGAGAGCAAGATGTGCTCACGAGTTTGTGGCATTGGGCCGTCTGCTGCGGATACTACCAAGATAGCTCCATCCATTTGAGCCGCGCCAGTGATCATGTTTTTAACATAGTCGGCGTGACCTGGGCAGTCAACGTGAGCGTAGTGACGAGTGTCAGTTTCGTACTCAACGTGTGATGTAGAGATTGTGATACCGCGTTCGCGCTCTTCTGGAGCTTTGTCGATTTGATCGAATGCAATTGCAGCACCACCGTAAGTTTTGGACAATACAGTTGTGATTGCAGCAGTCAGAGTTGTTTTACCGTGATCGACGTGACCAATAGTACCGATGTTAACGTGGGGTTTATTACGTTCGTATTTAGCCTTTGCCATTTGAACGTGGCCTCCTTAAAATTATAATTTTATGTTTTCACTGAATGAAGTGCTCCGAATTGAATTCTTATGCACTTGCATCCAGTGTGAGAAAACTACTCGGTGCCTTTTGTTTTGGCAACGATTTCTTCAGCGATGCTCTTAGGAACTTCTTCATAGTGAGAGAGTTCCATGGAGAATACGCCGCGTCCTTGAGTACCGGAACGAAGAGTTGTAGAGTAACCAAACATTTCAGACAGAGGTACCTTAGCACGGATGATTTGAGCTCCACTACGGGAATCCATACCTTCGATGCGGCCACGACGGGAGTTCAACATACCCATTACGTCACCCATGTACTCTTCTGGAACAGTTACTTCTACTTTCATGATAGGCTCAAGCAGAACTGGTTTACACTTGTCTTTAGCCGCTTTAAGCGCCATAGATCCGGCAATTTTAAATGCCATCTCATTGGAATCGACATCATGGTAAGATCCGTCTACGATTGTAGCCTTAACGTCAACAAGCGGGAAGCCTGCAATAACGCCGTTTTTCATTTGCTCTTCAATCCCTGACAGTGCAGGTTGAATGTATTCTCTTGGTACGGAACCACCGACAACCTTACTTTCGAACTGGCTGCCTGTACCCGGCTCGAGAGGTTCGAATTCAACCCATACGTGACCGTATTGACCACGACCACCGGATTGACGTACGAATTTACCTTCAACGCGCGCTGGAGCACGGAATGTTTCACGGTAAGCTACTTGTGGTTTACCCACAGTAGTTTCAACCTTGAACTCACGACGCATACGGTCGATGATGATATCAAGGTGAAGCTCACCCATACCTGCCAAGATCGTTTGGCCTGTTTCTTCGTCAGTATGAGCACGAAGAGTTGGATCCTCTTCAGTCAACTTACCGAGAGCAACACCCAGTTTATCCTGGTCAGCTTTGGTTTTAGGTTCAACAGCGATTTCGATAACCGGATCAGGGAAGTTCATTGACTCCAGGATAACCGGATTTTTCTCATCACATAGTGTATCACCTGTACCTGTATCTTTCAAACCTACGGCAGCTGCAATATCACCGGAGTATACTACAGTGATTTCTTGACGGCTGTTCGCATGCATTTGAAGGATACGACCGATACGCTCACGTTTGTTTTTAGTGGCATTCAATACATATGATCCGGATTGAAGAACACCAGAGTATACGCGGAAGAATGTCAATTTACCAACGTAAGGGTCAGTCATAATTTTGAATGCCAATGCGGAGAATGGCTCTTCATCGGATGACTTACGAATTGCTTCAGTTCCATCTTCAAGATGTCCCGTGATCGATGCAACATCTGTTGGAGCTGGCAAGTAGTCGACAACAGCATCCAACATCAGTTGAACACCTTTGTTACGATATGAGGATCCACAGATAACTGGGAATATCTTAACATCCACAACACCTTTACGGAGTACGGTTTTGATCTCATCAATTGTGATCTCTTCGCCTTCCAGGTATTTCATTGTCAATTCTTCATCCAGTTCAGCAACGCGCTCAATCAACTCGTTGCGAAGTTCTTCAACTTGATCTGCAAATTCTGCAGGAATATCGGTTTCTTCGATATCTTGCCCGAGGTCATCTTTGTACATATGAGCTCTTTGTGCAACGATATCAATGATACCTTTGAAATCATTTTCAGCGCCGATTGGAAGTTGAATCGCAACAGCGTTCGCTTGAAGGCGATCACGCATGTCAGATACAACGTTCAGGAAGTCAGCACCGATGATATCCATTTTGTTTACATATGCGATACGAGGTACGCCGTACTTGTCAGCCTGTCTCCATACGGTTTCGGACTGAGGCTCAACGCCTTCTTTCGCACTGAATACACCAACTGCTCCGTCCAATACACGAAGGGAACGTTCAACTTCAACAGTGAAGTCAACGTGTCCCGGGGTATCAATAATATTAACGCGGTGGCCTTTCCAAGCAGCGGTAGTTGCAGCGGAAGTAATCGTAATTCCGCGCTCCTGTTCCTGTTCCATCCAGTCCATTGTCGCAGCGCCTTCGTGTACTTCACCGATTTTGTGCGTACGTCCTGTGTAAAACAGGATCCGCTCAGTTGTCGTGGTTTTACCCGCATCAATATGAGCCATGATCCCGATATTACGTGTATTTTTCAAGGAGAACTCTCTAGCCATGTAATGGGTCTCCCTTCAAAATTGAAGTTTTTTTTATTGTGAACTGAATCCTACCAACGGTAGTGAGCAAACGCTTTGTTCGCTTCAGCCATTTTGTGCGTATCTTCACGTTTTTTAACGGAAGCGCCTGTGTTGTTGGAAGCGTCGATGATCTCAGCCGCCAAACGCTCTTCCATTGTTTTCTCACCGCGGTTGCGGGAGTAGTTCACGAGCCAACGTAATCCCAGAGCAGTACGTCTCTCTGGTTTCACCTCGATTGGTACTTGGTAGTTGGCACCGCCGACACGGCGAGCTTTAACTTCCAGGACTGGCATGATGTTCTTGATTGCTGCTTCAAATACTTCCATAGGGTCATTACCCGTACGTTCTTGAATCAACTTGAACGCATTATACAGAATGCTTTGAGCAACACCGCGTTTTCCGCCGATCATAATGCGGTTGATTAAACGAGTAACCAACTTGCTGTTATATAACGGATCAGGCAGAACGTCTCTTTTCGTAACTGGACCTTTGCGTGGCATGGATATCCCCCTTTCTTTCTTGTTCAGCAGATCCTGTACCTTCCAGACTTAGACCAGAAGGCTTTCAGGCTATCTGCCTATAATAGTTTAGGCTTTTTTAGCTTTTGGACGTTTAGCGCCGTATTTCGAACGAGCTTGCATACGGTTGTTTACACCAGCAGTATCGAGAGCTCCACGAACGATGTGATAACGAACTCCTGCAAGGTCTTTAACTTTACCTCCGCGGATCAATACCACACTGTGCTCTTGAAGGTTATGTCCGATTCCCGGGATATAAGCAGTAACCTCGAGACGGTTCGTCAAACGAACACGGGCATACTTACGAAGTGCAGAGTTTGGTTTACGTGGAGTCATTGTACCTACACGAGTGCAGACACCACGTTTTTGTGGGGCACTGATGTTAGTAGATTCACGTTTCAAAGCGTTGAATCCTTTTTGCAAAGCTGGAGATTTTGACTTCTCAACTTTTGCTTGACGTCCTTTACGAACCAGTTGGTTAATAGTTGGCATGTGATTGCCACCCCCTTCCTCAAATATTCATGTTTCTTTATAAACCTCTTTGCACTAAGCCCACAGACCCAGGCGGTTCATAAAAAGACAAATGAAAAGTTTTTGCCTTGGAGAATCCTTAAAAGTTCTCGGACAAAAACGTTCCTTACCCTATGATTTTACGACAGCAGCCATAGCTGCTCCTACTCCAATCCCGCAAGCCTTGCCGAGATTTTTCATTGTATCCACTTTCGTGCATTTCACATTGTGTTGTTCACACAAAGCAATGATTTTGGAAGTAAGCTGCGGATCACTATCTTCTGCGACATAGACTTCAGAAGCCATACCTGTCTGCACCATCCGCATGGTCTGTTTGGTACCTATTTTGACATGAGCATCTTGCAAGGCTTTTTCATTAGACATTGTGTATTCCTCCGAATAGAACCATGTACAATCAGCTGCCCACGCACCTTTGATATATTAGCATCTAGCGCAAGCATTGTCAATGCTAATCCTAAAACATTTTTTAAAAGTTTACGTACATCAGGATTCGTCCGCCTGTATTATACAAACGTCCGTCTCCTGACGCACAAAACTTTCACTCTCCTCTAATAAGGAGAAATATATTTAATCAACCGAAACTGGCTCAAGTTCTTCTACTGAAGATTGGCCATCTTCTGGCTCAGCAAATTTGATGCTGCGGTAACGGTGCATACCTGTACCTGCAGGAATCAATTTACCGATAATTACATTTTCCTTCAGACCGAGCAACTGATCGACTTTACCTTTGATTGCTGCATCTGTCAATACACGTGTAGTTTCTTGGAACGAAGCCGCTGAGAGGAAGGAGTCTGTTTCCAGGGATGCTTTCGTAATACCGAGCAGGATTGGTTTAGCAACCGCCGGCTCTTTATCACTAAGAATCGCAATTTTGTTAGCTCTTTCGTACTCATGCATATCCACGAATGATCCTGGCAACAGCGTTGTATCTCCTGCATCTACGATACGGATTTTACGCAGCATTTGACGGATCATAACTTCAACGTGCTTATCGTTAATTTCTACGCCTTGGTTACGATATACGCGTTGTACTTCCTGCAGAATGTAGTTCTGTACACCACGTATGCCTTTAATCCGTAACATCTCTTTTGGATCAATGGAACCGTCTGTCAACTCGTCACCCGCTTCAACTTCCATGCCTTCGCTTACGCGTACACGGGAACCGTAGGTAACGGAGTAAACTTTGGATTCCGCCTCACCTTGAATTTCGATTTCACGACGATCTTTCGCTTCGCGAATCTCTTTAACTACACCATCAATCTCACTGATCGTTGCTTGACCCTTAGGATTACGAGCTTCAAACAACTCCTGGATACGCGGCAAACCTTGCGTAATATCGTCTCCGGCTACACCACCGGTATGGAACGTACGCATTGTAAGCTGTGTTCCTGGCTCACCAATGGACTGTGCTGCGATAATACCAACTGCTTCACCAATCTCCACGTGTTTACCAGTCGCGAGGTTGCGACCATAACACTTCTTGCAGACACCATGACTTGCACGGCAGCTGAGGACGGAGCGGATTTGCAATTTAGTAATACCTGCTTTGATAATCGCTTCTGCTTTATCGGAGTCAATCAATTCATTGCGACCTACAATGATTTCTTTCGTTTCCGGATGACGAAGAGTCTCGAAGCAGTATCTGCCTTCAATACGGTCGTAGAGGTCTTCGATAACCTCTTTACCATCCTGGATACGACTTACCGTAAAGCCTTTATCTGTACCACAATCATCATCACGCACGATTACGTCTTGGGCTACGTCTACGAGACGACGAGTCAGGTAACCTGAATCGGCTGTACGCAGGGCTGTATCCGCCAAACCTTTACGCGCTCCGTGAGTGGAGATAAAGTACTCGAGTACTGTCAGACCTTCACGGAAGTTAGATTTAATTGGGAGTTCGATAATTCGACCGGATGGGTTGGCCATCAGACCACGCATACCGCCCAATTGGGTGATTTGCGATTTGTTACCCCGTGCTTTGGAGTCTACCATCATCATGATCGAGTTGTAACGATCCATGGACTTCATCAGAATCTCAGTGATGTCATCTTTGGATTTTGACCAGATATCAATGATACGGTCATAGCGCTCTTCATTCGTAATCAGACCACGACGGTACTGATTCGTAACGATTTGTGCTTTTTCCTCAGATTGTCTAAGAATTTCAAACTTCTCAGGCGGAACGATAACATCAGATACCGCAACCGTAATACCGGCACGTGTAGAGTATGTGAAACCAAGTTGTTTGATTTTATCCAAAATAACGGCTGTTTCCGTTGTGTGATAAATTTCAAAACAACGTGCGATGATGGAGCCGAGGTATTCTTTACCGACACCGCCAGCCAGAGGAGCATTCATAATAGCTTCTCTGAGATCAGCACCTTTTTCATATACAAATGAGTGATCTGCAGTACCTTGGTAAAGGTTAGCACGAGTCGCATCATTGATATACGGGAAGCTTGCCGGGAAAATTTCATTGAAGATAATTTTACCGATAGTTGTCAGCAACATTCCTTCTTGCTGCTCTTCCGTGAAGCTTGTTTTACCAAGCGCCTTAACCGGAATAGCTACACGAGCATGCAGACCAGCAGTACCACGTTGGTATGCCGATACAGCTTCGTTAACTGTACGCAAGATCATACCTGTGCCCTTTTCTTCCTTGTTGTCCATAGTGAGGTAGTAAGAACCAAGCACCATATCCTGGGAAGGAGTAACAACCGGTTTACCGTCTTTCGGGTTCAAAATGTTACCCGATGCAAGCATCAGGATACGTGCTTCCGCTTGAGCTTCAGCGGACAACGGAACGTGCACGGCCATTTGGTCACCGTCAAAGTCGGCATTGTATGCCGTACATACGAGCGGGTGAAGACGAATTGCTTTACCTTCAACGAGAATCGGTTCAAATGCTTGAATACCGAGTCTGTGAAGCGTAGGGGCACGGTTCAACAGAACCGGATGCTCCTTGATTACTTCTTCAAGAACATCCCATACTTCAGGACTTACACGCTCAACTTTACGTTTTGCGCTCTTGATGTTGTGGGCAAGCCCTT
Coding sequences:
- the rplP gene encoding 50S ribosomal protein L16 → MLVPKRVKHRKQQRGHMKGQAKGGTTLNFGEYGLQATEPAWITNRQIEAARIAMTRYIKRGGKVWIKIFPDKPITQKPLEVRMGSGKGNVEKWVAVVKPGKIMFELAGVPEEIAREAMRLAAHKLPIKTKFVKREELGGEANES
- the rpsC gene encoding 30S ribosomal protein S3; translation: MGQKVNPVGLRVGIIRDWESKWYAGKDFGDLLMEDVRIREFLKNKLKDSALSRVEIERAANRVNVTIHTAKPGMVIGKGGSEVENLRNQITKIAGGKKVHINISEIKNQDLDAVLVAESIAQQLERRVSFRRALKQAIQRTMRSGAKGIKTQVGGRLGGAEIARSEGYSEGTVPLHTLRADIDYGTAEAHTTYGLIGVKVWIYRGEVLPTAKKQAAKEGGN
- the rplV gene encoding 50S ribosomal protein L22, producing the protein MEAKAHAKFIRIAPRKAQLVVDLIRGKQVGEAVAILRHTPKSASPIVEKLLNSAIANAEHNYSLDVNNLVISQAYVNQGPTMKRFRPRAMGRASRINKRTSHITLVVSEK
- the rpsS gene encoding 30S ribosomal protein S19, encoding MGRSLKKGPFIDGYMLKKVEEMEASGKKNVIKTWSRRSTIFPQFIGHTFGVYDGRKHVPVYVTEDMVGHKLGEFAPTRTYKGHTADDKKTRR
- the rplB gene encoding 50S ribosomal protein L2; translation: MPIKKYKPTSPARRNMSVSTFEEITTNQPEKSLLAPLSKQAGRNNQGKITVRHHGGGHKRKYRIIDFKRTKDGIPGRVATIEYDPNRTSNIALIHYADGEKRYIIAPKGLKVGDQVFSGPESDIKIGNALPLENIPVGTVIHNIELKPGKGGQLVRAAGTEAQLLGKEEKYVSVRLSSGEVRRILKVCRATIGSVGNQDHELIKIGKAGRSRWLGKRPEVRGVVMNPNDHPHGGGEGRAPIGRKSPMSPWGKPTLGYKTRKKNKASDKYIIRRRTK
- the rplW gene encoding 50S ribosomal protein L23 — its product is MKDPRDIVKRPIITERTADMMNDLKYVFEVDIRANKTEIKKAVEAIFNVKVKNVNTLRVPAKPKRYGRYSGYTSEWKKAFVTLTKDSKTLEFFETV
- the rplD gene encoding 50S ribosomal protein L4 — encoded protein: MPKVSVYNVDGSQVGEVELNDAVFGIEPNQHVLYDAVLMQRASLRQGTHKVKGRSEVRGGGRKPWKQKGTGRARQGSIRSPQWKGGGIVFGPTPRSYAYKLPKKVRRLAIKSALSSKVLDNDIIVLDALTLSTPKTKEFAAILSNLKVGRKALVVAPSYDDNVALSARNIPGVKFVAADGINVLDVLSHDKLIITKEAVQKVEEVLA
- the rplC gene encoding 50S ribosomal protein L3 — encoded protein: MKAILGKKLGMTQVFTPEGNVVPVTVIEAGPCVVLQKKDIENDGYEAIQIGYSDKKEKNANKPEAGHAKKANTAPKRYVREVRGINIAEYEVGQELKADIFAEGEFVDVTGISKGKGFAGVIKRWGQSTGPMSHGSRYHRGPGSMGSIQANRVPKGKRLPGHMGHDTITIQRLEVVKVDAERNVLLVKGSIPGPKNSLIRVKETVKK
- the rpsJ gene encoding 30S ribosomal protein S10, yielding MAKQKIRIRLKAYDHRILDQSAEKIVETAKRSGAGVSGPIPLPTEKQIITILRAVHKYKDSREQFEQRTHKRLIDIVNPTPQTVDALMRLDLPSGVDIEIKL
- the tuf gene encoding elongation factor Tu, with protein sequence MAKAKYERNKPHVNIGTIGHVDHGKTTLTAAITTVLSKTYGGAAIAFDQIDKAPEERERGITISTSHVEYETDTRHYAHVDCPGHADYVKNMITGAAQMDGAILVVSAADGPMPQTREHILLSRQVGVPYIVVFLNKCDMVEDEELLELVEMEVRDLLNEYEFPGDDTPITRGSAREALANPDGEWAQKIVEMFKEIDTYIPLPERQTDKPFLMPVEDVFSITGRGTVATGRVERGTVKVGEEIEIVGITEETKKSVVTGVEMFRKLLDSAQAGDNIGALLRGVDRTQIERGQVLAKPGSVKPHTEFTAQIYVLTKEEGGRHKPFFTGYRPQFYFRTTDVTGIINLPEGTEMVMPGDNITVTVSLISPIAIEEGTKFSIREGGRTVGAGSVASIQK
- the fusA gene encoding elongation factor G — its product is MAREFSLKNTRNIGIMAHIDAGKTTTTERILFYTGRTHKIGEVHEGAATMDWMEQEQERGITITSAATTAAWKGHRVNIIDTPGHVDFTVEVERSLRVLDGAVGVFSAKEGVEPQSETVWRQADKYGVPRIAYVNKMDIIGADFLNVVSDMRDRLQANAVAIQLPIGAENDFKGIIDIVAQRAHMYKDDLGQDIEETDIPAEFADQVEELRNELIERVAELDEELTMKYLEGEEITIDEIKTVLRKGVVDVKIFPVICGSSYRNKGVQLMLDAVVDYLPAPTDVASITGHLEDGTEAIRKSSDEEPFSALAFKIMTDPYVGKLTFFRVYSGVLQSGSYVLNATKNKRERIGRILQMHANSRQEITVVYSGDIAAAVGLKDTGTGDTLCDEKNPVILESMNFPDPVIEIAVEPKTKADQDKLGVALGKLTEEDPTLRAHTDEETGQTILAGMGELHLDIIIDRMRREFKVETTVGKPQVAYRETFRAPARVEGKFVRQSGGRGQYGHVWVEFEPLEPGTGSQFESKVVGGSVPREYIQPALSGIEEQMKNGVIAGFPLVDVKATIVDGSYHDVDSNEMAFKIAGSMALKAAKDKCKPVLLEPIMKVEVTVPEEYMGDVMGMLNSRRGRIEGMDSRSGAQIIRAKVPLSEMFGYSTTLRSGTQGRGVFSMELSHYEEVPKSIAEEIVAKTKGTE
- the rpsG gene encoding 30S ribosomal protein S7, yielding MPRKGPVTKRDVLPDPLYNSKLVTRLINRIMIGGKRGVAQSILYNAFKLIQERTGNDPMEVFEAAIKNIMPVLEVKARRVGGANYQVPIEVKPERRTALGLRWLVNYSRNRGEKTMEERLAAEIIDASNNTGASVKKREDTHKMAEANKAFAHYRW
- the rpsL gene encoding 30S ribosomal protein S12, with protein sequence MPTINQLVRKGRQAKVEKSKSPALQKGFNALKRESTNISAPQKRGVCTRVGTMTPRKPNSALRKYARVRLTNRLEVTAYIPGIGHNLQEHSVVLIRGGKVKDLAGVRYHIVRGALDTAGVNNRMQARSKYGAKRPKAKKA